From the genome of Streptomyces sp. NBC_01304:
ACGACCAGCTGGAGGACTTCTCGCCGCCGGAGGTGAGGGCCGGTCTGGTCGCACGCGCCAAGCAGCTGCCGGGCGTGTACGTCAGCCCCAGCCTGGTCTCCGAGCCCTCGTCCATGGCGCTGCGGCTGGCCAGGGAGGACCGCAGATTCGAGGCGTTCCTGCACCCCTCGGTCGATGAGTTCGGGCACATCCACCGCTCCGGGTTCATGCATCTCACGGTCCCGGTGACGTCCCTTGAGGCCCTTACCGACCTCGGCTGGATCGAACCGCACCCCATTACCCGCAGGCCCGAATTCCCCAACAGCATCGTGATGTTGTACGCCCCCAGAGATCTCGCCGAACTCGAAGTGGCGGCCACGATCATGCGGGCCTCGTACGAACAGGCCGCTGAATAGCAATGCGAATCGAATCAAGAGAGCAGAGGGAAAACCAATGCGTGCAGTGACTATCGCTGATTTCGGCACGACCCCCGCCGTCACGGACGTGGCCAAGCCGGCCGCGGGTCCCGGCGAGATCCTGGTGAAGGTGGGTGCCACCTCGCTGAACGGCTTCGACGGCGCCGTCGTCTACGGCGTGTTCAAGGACATGATGGAGCACAAGTTCCCGATCACCCTCGGCAAGGACTTCGCCGGGACCGTCGAGGCGGTCGGCGAGGGCGTCAACAGGGCAGTCGGGGACCGGGTGTTCGGCGTCGTGATGAAGCCCGTCGTACAGGACGGCGCCTTTGCCGAGTACGTCGTCGTGGGTGAGGGCTACGGCATCGCGGCCCTGCCTGAGTCGGTCACCGATGCGCAGGCCGGGGCCCTGGGGCTCGCCGGGTCCGCGGCGGCCGGCGTCATCGACGCGATCGCCCCGCAGCGCGGCGAGGTCGTGCTCATCGCGGGCGCCACCGGCGGCGTCGGCGCGTACGCCGTGCAGCTCGCGGCGGCCGCGGGCGCCACGGTGATCGCCACCGCGCGCCCCGGCAAGGAGGCCGAGTTCGTGACCGGCCTCGGTGCCGCCCACGTCGTGGACCACACCGGTGACATAGACGCCCAGGTCCGCGCCCTCGCCCCGGCCGGCGTCAGTGCCGCCGTGCACCTGGCCGGTGACCCCGGGGTGCTTGCGGGGCTCCTGGTCGGCGGGGGGCGCCTTGCCTCCACGCTCGGGTTCGGGCCCGAGCAGGCCGAGGGGCGCGACATCCAGGTCACGTCCGTGATGGCCAACCCGGACGCGGCGACCCTGGACCGGCTCGCGGCGGCCGTGGCCGCGGGGACCCTTCAGGTGCCGATCGGGGAGAGCTTCGGGCTCGACTCGGTGGCGGCGGCCTTCGGGGCGTTCGGGGCGGGCACCGTCGGGAAGATCGCGATCACCGTCGGCTGAGTCGCCAAGGTCTTCATCAACTGATGGTCGGCCCACGTGAGTTGGGCCGACCATCAGCTCCCACGACCACCTGGAGGTCCCGTGAACGCACAGTCCCCCTCCGCCGAATCGACCCAGCGCATCTTCGAGATCGTCACCAATGCCTGGATCTCCCGCGCGGTGTACGCCGGTACCGCCCTCGGGCTCCCCGCCCACCTGGCGGACGGCCCGCGGACGACGGCCGAGCTCGCCGAGCTGACCAGCAGCGACCCGCGTGCCCTGGGCCGGCTGCTCCGGGCCCTCACCGGCGTCGGTCTGTTCCGCACGGACGAGCGGGGCCGGCACGTCCTCACGGATGTCGGCCAGGCGCTGCGCAGCGATGTCCCCGGGTCACTGGCATCCCTCGTCCAGATGGAACTCGGCGAGGCCCACCACGACACCTGGGGCCAGATCCTGCACTCCGTGCAGACCGGCGAGGCGGCCTTCGCCAAGGCCGTCGGGTGTGACATCTGGGCCTTCTTCGAGGGCGACCCGGTCATGAACGCGCACCTGGGCCAGGCCATGAGCGGGCTGACCGCGATGGTCGCGGACACGGTCATCGAGGCGTACGACTTCGGTCCGTACGAGAAGATCGTGGACGTGGGCGGGGGAGAGGGCGCCTTCCTCAGCGCCGTCCTCGCCGCTCATCCGCGGGCTCGCGGAGTGGTGTTCGACCTGCCGCACGTCGTCCCCGCGGGGGCTCCGCACATCGCTGACGCGGGGCTCTCCGAGCGGTGCGAGCTCGTCGGTGGCAGCTTCTTCGAGAAGGTCCCCGAGGGCGGGGACCTCTACACGATGAAGTGGGTGCTGCACGACTGGGACGACGCGTCTTGCGTCCGCATCTTGCAGTCGTGTCGTCAGGTCATGTCTGACGATGCCCGGCTGCTCATTGTGGACACCGTGGTGCCCGAGGGTGATGAGTTCTCGCCCAGCAAGATCATCGATCTCAACATGATGGTGCTGAGCGGGGGGCAGGAGCGGACCGCCGAGGAGTTCCGGGCGTTGCTCGCCGAGGCCGGGTTCCGGCTCACCCGGATTGTGCCTACGCGGTCGCCCAGCAGCGTGATCGAGGCTGAACCCGTTTCTTTGGCCTAGAAGCCCCCTGACGGGGCGCCCCTTTTCACCACCTTTCGCCCTCTTTCCCCTTCTTCCGCTCAAGGAGAATCCACATGTTCATCGCTTACATCGTTGTCGCCTCCGTGCTCTCGCTCGTGCTTCTCGGTTCGGCGCGCGGCAAGCTCGTCAAGGACGAGAAGATCACCAAGGGCATGGCGCAGGCCGGAGTTCCGGAGGCCTGGCTGCCACGGCTCGCCGCGCTGGAGATCGCCGGTGCGCTCGGGCTGATCGGTGGCATCTTCTTCCGGCCGCTCGGCATCGCCGCCGCGATCGGTGTCGTCCTCTACTTCATCGGCGCCGTCATCACGCACCTGCGGGCCAAGGACGCCAAGGGCGCCCCCGCGCCGGCCGTGCTGACCCTGCTGGCCGCGTCCCCGCTGGTGCTCGGCCTCGCCACGCTCTGACGTACATACGGCTGAAGACCGAAGGCTGAAAGGAGACCGTCATGCCCGGAACCGGCACCGACACCGCCCCGACCCCGGTCGACTTCTGGTTCGACCCGCTGTGCCCCTGGACCTGGATGACCTCGCGCTGGCTGCTCGAAGTGGCCGAGCAGCGCGAACTCGCGGTGAACTGGCGGGTGATGAGCCTCGCCATCCTCAACCAGGACAAGCTCGACCAGGTCCCCGAGGAGTACCACGAGCTGCTCGGCCCCAAGGGCTGGCGCCCGATCCGCGTGCTCAGCGCCGCGCGCGCCCTGGGCGGCAACGACGCCGTCGCGGCGCTCTACACCGCGCTCGGCGCGCAGTTCCACCGGGACGGGCAGGGCCCCACCCTGGAGGCGATCGGCATCGCGCTCGAACAGGCCGGGCTCCCGGCCAAGTTGGCGGAGGAAGCCGACGCGTCGACGTACGACGACGAGATCCGTGCCTCGCACCAGGCGGCCCAGGACGGTGTCGGCGAGGAAGCCGGCAGCCCGGTGCTCGCCGTGCCGAACGCGGAGGGCGGGCGGACCGCCTTCTTCGGGCCGATCGCCTCGCCGATCCCGCGCGGCGCGGAGGCGCTCCGGCTCTGGGACGCCACGCTGCTCCTGGCCTCCGTACCGGGCGCCGCGGAGCTGAAGCGGAGCCGCAGTGCGGGGCCCAGCTTCGAATAGTCGCCGTGACCGTGAGTAGTTGCTGTGACCGGAGGTCGACGTCCCCTCGCGGGGTTCCG
Proteins encoded in this window:
- a CDS encoding luciferase domain-containing protein, which produces MSVDLTTLPARKGTRPATTGREIPHDQLEDFSPPEVRAGLVARAKQLPGVYVSPSLVSEPSSMALRLAREDRRFEAFLHPSVDEFGHIHRSGFMHLTVPVTSLEALTDLGWIEPHPITRRPEFPNSIVMLYAPRDLAELEVAATIMRASYEQAAE
- a CDS encoding alcohol dehydrogenase catalytic domain-containing protein, with protein sequence MRAVTIADFGTTPAVTDVAKPAAGPGEILVKVGATSLNGFDGAVVYGVFKDMMEHKFPITLGKDFAGTVEAVGEGVNRAVGDRVFGVVMKPVVQDGAFAEYVVVGEGYGIAALPESVTDAQAGALGLAGSAAAGVIDAIAPQRGEVVLIAGATGGVGAYAVQLAAAAGATVIATARPGKEAEFVTGLGAAHVVDHTGDIDAQVRALAPAGVSAAVHLAGDPGVLAGLLVGGGRLASTLGFGPEQAEGRDIQVTSVMANPDAATLDRLAAAVAAGTLQVPIGESFGLDSVAAAFGAFGAGTVGKIAITVG
- a CDS encoding methyltransferase gives rise to the protein MNAQSPSAESTQRIFEIVTNAWISRAVYAGTALGLPAHLADGPRTTAELAELTSSDPRALGRLLRALTGVGLFRTDERGRHVLTDVGQALRSDVPGSLASLVQMELGEAHHDTWGQILHSVQTGEAAFAKAVGCDIWAFFEGDPVMNAHLGQAMSGLTAMVADTVIEAYDFGPYEKIVDVGGGEGAFLSAVLAAHPRARGVVFDLPHVVPAGAPHIADAGLSERCELVGGSFFEKVPEGGDLYTMKWVLHDWDDASCVRILQSCRQVMSDDARLLIVDTVVPEGDEFSPSKIIDLNMMVLSGGQERTAEEFRALLAEAGFRLTRIVPTRSPSSVIEAEPVSLA
- a CDS encoding DoxX family protein → MFIAYIVVASVLSLVLLGSARGKLVKDEKITKGMAQAGVPEAWLPRLAALEIAGALGLIGGIFFRPLGIAAAIGVVLYFIGAVITHLRAKDAKGAPAPAVLTLLAASPLVLGLATL
- a CDS encoding mycothiol-dependent nitroreductase Rv2466c family protein, which translates into the protein MPGTGTDTAPTPVDFWFDPLCPWTWMTSRWLLEVAEQRELAVNWRVMSLAILNQDKLDQVPEEYHELLGPKGWRPIRVLSAARALGGNDAVAALYTALGAQFHRDGQGPTLEAIGIALEQAGLPAKLAEEADASTYDDEIRASHQAAQDGVGEEAGSPVLAVPNAEGGRTAFFGPIASPIPRGAEALRLWDATLLLASVPGAAELKRSRSAGPSFE